One genomic segment of Rivularia sp. PCC 7116 includes these proteins:
- a CDS encoding site-2 protease family protein translates to MIFWLLIILGILIYYILRKEVTKLTKTPPWLLWLVLMAPPIIWISWAIKYGTQIPLGLFFGSLVICTVLYNVLFEWGRIPVKQQKKPSEAVDIQTAATVQTNVEPTRLRPIEPAEESQLRSCFPWSVYYIHNIEYRPQAVICRGQLRTSALSAYQQIKENIEAQFGDRFILIFQEGFNGKPIFLLVPNHQAAKAAGGEPEKLTKPGLALLLLGATLLTTTLVGTNISGIQYTTEEISANPGLILRGLPYALSLMTILGIHEMGHYLTAKFYKIRTTLPYFIPMPLFLGTFGAFIQMRSPVPNRKALFDVSIAGPFAGFVASLPLLIWGLANSQVVEMPEEAQLLDTNALNPRHSILISLISKLALGAQLAPDMGIDLHPVAIAGFLGIIVTALNLMPVGQLDGGHIVHAMFGQKTAMIIGQTARLLLLLLSFVQQQYLLWALYLILFVRLADEPALNDVTELDNKRDVLGLIAIALLIIIVLPLPQTLSRLLNI, encoded by the coding sequence ATGATATTTTGGCTTCTAATTATTTTAGGAATATTGATTTACTATATCCTCAGAAAGGAGGTTACGAAACTAACGAAAACTCCTCCTTGGCTGTTGTGGTTAGTATTGATGGCACCACCGATAATATGGATTAGTTGGGCAATCAAGTATGGGACTCAAATACCATTAGGGCTGTTTTTTGGGTCATTGGTAATTTGTACTGTATTATACAACGTGCTATTTGAGTGGGGTCGTATTCCGGTTAAGCAACAGAAAAAACCATCTGAAGCAGTCGATATACAAACGGCAGCAACTGTACAGACTAATGTAGAACCAACACGATTGCGCCCTATTGAGCCAGCAGAGGAAAGTCAACTCCGCTCTTGTTTTCCTTGGTCTGTGTACTATATTCACAATATTGAATACCGTCCTCAAGCTGTAATTTGTCGGGGTCAATTAAGAACTTCAGCTTTGAGTGCTTACCAGCAAATAAAAGAGAACATCGAAGCACAATTTGGCGATCGCTTCATTTTAATTTTTCAAGAAGGCTTTAACGGCAAGCCGATATTTTTGCTAGTTCCCAATCATCAAGCTGCTAAAGCTGCTGGTGGGGAACCGGAAAAACTAACTAAACCGGGATTAGCCTTATTGTTGCTAGGAGCTACTTTATTAACTACTACTTTAGTGGGAACTAATATTTCCGGGATTCAATATACGACGGAAGAAATATCCGCAAATCCAGGTTTAATATTGCGGGGCTTACCTTATGCTTTATCATTAATGACCATTTTAGGCATACATGAAATGGGTCATTATTTGACAGCAAAATTTTACAAAATTCGCACTACACTGCCCTACTTTATTCCCATGCCTCTTTTCTTGGGAACCTTTGGTGCATTTATTCAGATGCGTAGCCCCGTACCCAATCGTAAAGCTTTATTTGATGTTAGTATTGCTGGACCTTTCGCTGGTTTTGTCGCAAGTTTGCCTTTATTAATATGGGGTTTAGCTAATTCGCAGGTAGTTGAGATGCCAGAAGAAGCACAATTATTAGACACTAATGCTTTAAATCCCAGGCATTCTATATTAATCTCGTTGATTTCAAAATTAGCATTGGGCGCTCAGTTAGCCCCTGATATGGGTATAGATTTACATCCAGTTGCAATAGCGGGTTTCTTAGGAATTATTGTTACGGCATTAAATTTGATGCCCGTGGGACAACTTGATGGCGGGCACATTGTTCACGCTATGTTTGGACAGAAAACGGCGATGATTATCGGACAAACTGCCCGTTTGTTATTGCTGCTGCTTTCCTTTGTGCAGCAACAGTATTTACTGTGGGCACTTTACTTGATATTATTTGTACGCTTAGCTGACGAACCTGCTCTAAACGATGTGACGGAACTGGATAATAAGCGTGATGTTTTGGGGCTTATAGCAATTGCATTGTTAATTATAATTGTGCTGCCACTGCCACAGACATTGTCTCGTTTGCTAAATATTTGA